The proteins below are encoded in one region of Armigeres subalbatus isolate Guangzhou_Male unplaced genomic scaffold, GZ_Asu_2 Contig1847, whole genome shotgun sequence:
- the LOC134203414 gene encoding regucalcin-like isoform X1: MWTYSASSIDAKSKNSDQQWRANYGSESLSKRCSNMMSAEYTLHQLPGPLSTIGAKTVWDVDSQSLFYVDINVAAIRRYDYAENKTYSCTIDGVNPIAPVILVKGKPNNYVVGSGNKLLLVTWDGRSEKGTLVKTLYDLGESEKHVRFNEGKVDPKGRLYAGTMQLESLGDPFQQHEGKLYRFDGKAGGEFKMVKDRISISNGLAWNESSKKLYYIDTGALDIKEFDVLENGDLQNETILYDWRVNGEGPGYFGDGMTNDEEGNLYVATWGGSKVQKINPRTKAVELEIDIPAKFVTTVAFGGPKLDELFVATARLDNQSPPAGALFKVTGLGVRGKPMTKMLLQN, encoded by the exons ATGTGGACATACTCAGCGTCTTCTATAGATGCTAAGAGCAAAAACTCAGATCAGCAGTGGCGTGCAAATTATGGTTCAGAATCATTGTCAAAACGATGTTCTAACATG ATGTCCGCAGAATACACATTACATCAACTGCCCGGGCCACTTTCCACTATTGGTGCGAAAACTGTCTGGGATGTAGACAGTCAAAGTCTGTTTTACGTGGACATCAATGTGGCCGCTATTAGACGTTACGATTACGCAGAGAACAAAACCTATAGCTGCACAATAG ATGGCGTCAACCCTATAGCCCCGGTCATTCTGGTAAAAGGAAAACCGAATAACTACGTAGTGGGATCCGGCAACAAGTTACTTCTGGTTACATGGGATGGTCGTTCGGAGAAAGGAACACTCGTTAAAACATTGTACGATTTGGGTGAATCAGAGAAACACGTCCGCTTCAATGAGGGCAAAGTAGATCCCAAGGGACGGCTGTACGCCGGGACAATGCAGCTCGAATCTTTAGGTGATCCGTTCCAGCAACATGAAGGGAAATTGTACCGATTCGATGGTAAAGCTGGCGGAGAATTCAAGATGGTGAAAGACAGAATCAGCATATCGAATGGGCTGGCATGGAATGAGAGTTCTAAGAAATTGTACTACATCGATACCGGTGCCTTAGATATTAAAGAGTTCGACGTATTAGAGAATGGTGATTTACAAAATGAAACCATTTTGTACGACTGGCGAGTCAATGGGGAAGGTCCAGGTTACTTCGGAGATGGAATGACGAACGATGAAGAAGGAAATCTGTATGTAGCCACGTGGGGTGGATCAAAAGTACAGAAGATCAATCCAAG aACAAAGGCGGTAGAACTTGAGATTGACATTCCTGCTAAATTCGTTACTACAGTAGCGTTTGGTGGTCCAAAACTGGATGAACTGTTTGTCGCTACGGCTCGGTTAGACAATCAAAGTCCACCGGCAGGAGCACTATTCAAAGTCACCGGCTTAGGTGTTCGAGGTAAACCGATGACGAAGATGTTGTTGCAGAATTAA
- the LOC134203414 gene encoding regucalcin-like isoform X3 — MSAEYTLHQLPGPLSTIGAKTVWDVDSQSLFYVDINVAAIRRYDYAENKTYSCTIDGVNPIAPVILVKGKPNNYVVGSGNKLLLVTWDGRSEKGTLVKTLYDLGESEKHVRFNEGKVDPKGRLYAGTMQLESLGDPFQQHEGKLYRFDGKAGGEFKMVKDRISISNGLAWNESSKKLYYIDTGALDIKEFDVLENGDLQNETILYDWRVNGEGPGYFGDGMTNDEEGNLYVATWGGSKVQKINPRTKAVELEIDIPAKFVTTVAFGGPKLDELFVATARLDNQSPPAGALFKVTGLGVRGKPMTKMLLQN; from the exons ATGTCCGCAGAATACACATTACATCAACTGCCCGGGCCACTTTCCACTATTGGTGCGAAAACTGTCTGGGATGTAGACAGTCAAAGTCTGTTTTACGTGGACATCAATGTGGCCGCTATTAGACGTTACGATTACGCAGAGAACAAAACCTATAGCTGCACAATAG ATGGCGTCAACCCTATAGCCCCGGTCATTCTGGTAAAAGGAAAACCGAATAACTACGTAGTGGGATCCGGCAACAAGTTACTTCTGGTTACATGGGATGGTCGTTCGGAGAAAGGAACACTCGTTAAAACATTGTACGATTTGGGTGAATCAGAGAAACACGTCCGCTTCAATGAGGGCAAAGTAGATCCCAAGGGACGGCTGTACGCCGGGACAATGCAGCTCGAATCTTTAGGTGATCCGTTCCAGCAACATGAAGGGAAATTGTACCGATTCGATGGTAAAGCTGGCGGAGAATTCAAGATGGTGAAAGACAGAATCAGCATATCGAATGGGCTGGCATGGAATGAGAGTTCTAAGAAATTGTACTACATCGATACCGGTGCCTTAGATATTAAAGAGTTCGACGTATTAGAGAATGGTGATTTACAAAATGAAACCATTTTGTACGACTGGCGAGTCAATGGGGAAGGTCCAGGTTACTTCGGAGATGGAATGACGAACGATGAAGAAGGAAATCTGTATGTAGCCACGTGGGGTGGATCAAAAGTACAGAAGATCAATCCAAG aACAAAGGCGGTAGAACTTGAGATTGACATTCCTGCTAAATTCGTTACTACAGTAGCGTTTGGTGGTCCAAAACTGGATGAACTGTTTGTCGCTACGGCTCGGTTAGACAATCAAAGTCCACCGGCAGGAGCACTATTCAAAGTCACCGGCTTAGGTGTTCGAGGTAAACCGATGACGAAGATGTTGTTGCAGAATTAA
- the LOC134203414 gene encoding regucalcin-like isoform X2: MPEHYKNRATTTAITLVALLSLIDTMSAEYTLHQLPGPLSTIGAKTVWDVDSQSLFYVDINVAAIRRYDYAENKTYSCTIDGVNPIAPVILVKGKPNNYVVGSGNKLLLVTWDGRSEKGTLVKTLYDLGESEKHVRFNEGKVDPKGRLYAGTMQLESLGDPFQQHEGKLYRFDGKAGGEFKMVKDRISISNGLAWNESSKKLYYIDTGALDIKEFDVLENGDLQNETILYDWRVNGEGPGYFGDGMTNDEEGNLYVATWGGSKVQKINPRTKAVELEIDIPAKFVTTVAFGGPKLDELFVATARLDNQSPPAGALFKVTGLGVRGKPMTKMLLQN, from the exons ATGCCAGAACACTACAAAAATAGAGCCACAACTACCGCAATCACTTTAGTTGCACTTTTGTCGCTGATAGACACA ATGTCCGCAGAATACACATTACATCAACTGCCCGGGCCACTTTCCACTATTGGTGCGAAAACTGTCTGGGATGTAGACAGTCAAAGTCTGTTTTACGTGGACATCAATGTGGCCGCTATTAGACGTTACGATTACGCAGAGAACAAAACCTATAGCTGCACAATAG ATGGCGTCAACCCTATAGCCCCGGTCATTCTGGTAAAAGGAAAACCGAATAACTACGTAGTGGGATCCGGCAACAAGTTACTTCTGGTTACATGGGATGGTCGTTCGGAGAAAGGAACACTCGTTAAAACATTGTACGATTTGGGTGAATCAGAGAAACACGTCCGCTTCAATGAGGGCAAAGTAGATCCCAAGGGACGGCTGTACGCCGGGACAATGCAGCTCGAATCTTTAGGTGATCCGTTCCAGCAACATGAAGGGAAATTGTACCGATTCGATGGTAAAGCTGGCGGAGAATTCAAGATGGTGAAAGACAGAATCAGCATATCGAATGGGCTGGCATGGAATGAGAGTTCTAAGAAATTGTACTACATCGATACCGGTGCCTTAGATATTAAAGAGTTCGACGTATTAGAGAATGGTGATTTACAAAATGAAACCATTTTGTACGACTGGCGAGTCAATGGGGAAGGTCCAGGTTACTTCGGAGATGGAATGACGAACGATGAAGAAGGAAATCTGTATGTAGCCACGTGGGGTGGATCAAAAGTACAGAAGATCAATCCAAG aACAAAGGCGGTAGAACTTGAGATTGACATTCCTGCTAAATTCGTTACTACAGTAGCGTTTGGTGGTCCAAAACTGGATGAACTGTTTGTCGCTACGGCTCGGTTAGACAATCAAAGTCCACCGGCAGGAGCACTATTCAAAGTCACCGGCTTAGGTGTTCGAGGTAAACCGATGACGAAGATGTTGTTGCAGAATTAA